The Maridesulfovibrio sp. genomic sequence CGCTTTTTCCAGTACATCTTCTTTCTGGAGCAGGGCCGGGGCAAAGAAAAAAAGCACTGCCGTTGCCAGCATTCCGGCAACGGTCAGTGCTCCAATAAGGGTCAGGATAGGTCTGATAATTTTCACTATTTTGTTACCGGTTCGTAAACGGCTTCATACTTTTTGCGCAGGTCGGCGAATGTGCCTTTTTCAATGGCATCCCGTGCTTCTTCGGTGAGTTTCAGGAAGAAACGCAGGTTGTGGATTGAATTCAATTGGTATGAAAGCAACTCTTTGGCTGTGTACAGGTGACGCAGGTAGGCTTTGCTGAAAGTGCGGCAGGTGTAGCAGTCGCAGTTGGGATCCAGCGGAGAATCGTCTTCACGATATTCGGCGCGTTTGATATTGACCTTGCCGAGGCTGGTGTACAGGGTGCCGTTTCGGGCATTCCTTGTGGGCAGAACACAGTCGAACATATCCACGCCGTTGGCGATACCTTCGAGGATATCCAGGGGAGTTCCCACTCCCATTAGGTAGCGGGGTTTGTTTTCCGGCAGCTTGGGTCCGATATGCTGCAGTATGTCATACATATCCGGGATGGGCTCGCCAACACTCAAACCGCCGATAGCATATCCTTCAAAAGGAATCTCAGCCAGTTGTTCAAGGCTCACTTCGCGCAGGTCCTTGTGAAAACCGCCCTGAACGATACCGAACATGAGCTGGTCCCCGGAACCTACAGGATAGGCGTCACGGCAGCGTTTGGCCCAGCGGGTGGTCATTTCAAGGGATTTGGCTGTGTAGTCCCGGTCATGTCCGTAACCTACGCATTCATCAAGCACCATCATAATGTCGGAGCCGATATTATTCTGGATTGAAATTACTTTTTCCGGGGAAAAGAAATGTTTTGATCCGTCAATGTAGGAACGGAATTCGACACCCTGTTCTGAAATTTTGCGGATGGATTCAAGGCTGAAGACCTGAAAGCCTCCGCTGTCGGTAAGGATTGGTTTGTCCCAATTGGCAAATTTGTGCAGGCCGCCGCGTCGGGCTATCAGATCATCTCCGGGCCGCAGGTACAGGTGGTAGGTGTTGCCGAGGATGATCTGCGAGTTGATTTCATGCAGATCCCGCGGAGATACTGCTTTGACTGCCCCTTGAGTTCCCACAGGCATGTAGACCGGGGTCTGGATTTCACCGTGGGCGGTGACAAGGGTTCCGCGCCGGGCATTGCCGTCAGTGGCATGTACGCTAAAGGTCCCGGGTTTCTTTTTTTGTTCGCTCATTATTTTTTCTCAATTCCGTTTTGCGGACATATATCGTTAAGTTCGCAGATGTCGCATTTGGGGGTTCTGGCCGAACATATTTCCCGTCCGTATAGAACGAGTATATGATTGGCATCGCCCCAGTTTTCACGTTTGAAAAGCGGCATCAGGTCTTTTTCAATTACATTGGGATTAGTGCTTTCGGTCAGGCCCATTCTGAATGAGAGCCGTTTTACGTGGGTGTCCACGGCTACCCCTTCATGAATATCCATGGCATTGGAAAGCACTATGTTGGCCGTCTTGCGGGCAACTCCGGGCAGCTTGATCATATCTTTCATGGTCCGGGGCATTTCTCCCCCGAATTCATTCATGACCACTTCCGCCGCCCCTTTGAGATTTTTGGCCTTGTTGCGGAAGAGACCGGTGGAACGGATGACTTCTTCAATTTCCGTTACATCAGCCTCATACATTTCCGCTGGTCCGGGCCATCTGCGGAAAAGCTCAGGGGTAACCTTGTTAACCCGCACATCAGTACACTGGGCCGCCAGTGCCGTAGCAACCATCAGCTCCCACGCGTTGGACCAATCCAGCTCCGGTTCCGGGTTGGGATATCGCTTGATCAGGCGGTCATATATCTCCGTTGCCCTTTTCAGCGTTCGTTTATCAGGGGTTTTTATTTTCATAATGTCTGGTGTGGGCTATCATTTCTTTTTGCAACTTACAATCATCCAGTTTTTGTATATTTCCGTTTTCCAACAACCTGATAAATGTTGCCGTTCATGTCAATTCATGTATCATTTAACATAAATTAAAAACGGAGGATTAAAAAATGAAAATAGTATTAAGTCTCATAGTTGCGGTTCTTTTTACCATCTCCGGCTTTGGGTTGTCCGTATCCGGTGCAGTGGACGGTTCTGATCTCGTCTTTGCGAAGTGTAGCGGCTGCCACAGTTTAAAGCGGGTCTGTCGCGCACTTGGTAAAAAGGATCTTGCAGCATGGGAGAAGACTAACCAGCGCATGGCTGAAATGGGCATGACTATTACTGCCGACGAACTGGATGGTATCAGTAATTATCTTGCAAACGCCAAACCCGGCGAGAGTCCCATTTGCAAGTAATGTGGCGTCCCTGAATTTAAATGAAGGATTATTTTTATCCATAAAGATGAGTTTAATGGGCGTAACATCAGGAGGTCCTCATGTCCGTAATGATGGTTTACATTACCGCCGGAGATGTGGAAGAAGCACGGGAAATAGGTGGTGAACTGGTTATGCGCCATCTGGCTGCCTGTGTGAATATCTTTGAGAAGATGGAATCCATGTATTGGTGGGAGGGCCGGTTGGAGCGTTCAGATGAAGCAGTGCTTATTGCCAAGACAACTCCAGAGTTGGTCAGTAAATTGACCGAAACAGTAAAAAATCTTCATAGCTATGACTGCCCGGCTATCATTGCGCTTGAAGCAGAGCATGGTAATGAACAGTTTTTTGAATGGATCAGGAGCCGTACCCAATAACCCGCAATTGACTTTCCTATGGAAGAAAGCATAATCTCTGTCCGCAAAACTTAAGCGGGCAGAGATTTTTATTTCGCCTGATTCAAATCCCATTCAGGAGTTCAAACAAATGCAGATATTGGTTTCCGGTTCTTTGGCCTATGATAGAATTATGAGTTTTCCCGGTAGTTTTTCCGATCATATCCTGCCCGATAAAATTCATATGCTCAACGTATGCTTTTTGGTGGACGGCCTTGATGAACGCTTTGGAGGCACAGCCGGAAACATTGCTTACGCCCTTTCAATGCTTGACGAAAAACCAGTCATTCTCGGTACCGCCGGTAAAGATTTTGACGGCTATGAAAAATGGCTGGATGACAATAAGATTACCCGCGAAGGCATCAAGCGTGTAGATGATGAATTTACCGCCGGTGCCTACATCACCACAGATAAATCCGACAACCAGATTACCGGATTCAACCCCGGAGCCATGAAGTACGGTTGCGATTACGATTTTTCTGCTGTTAACCCCGCTGACACATTGGCGATTGTTTCTCCCGGAAACCTTGATGACATGCAGAATTTTCCCAAGGTATACCGTGAGAAAGGTGTCTCTTACATTTATGATCCGGGCCAGAACATTCCTGCTTTCAGCGGTGAACAGCTGCTGGAAATGATCGGCGGTTGCAAGATTCTTGTTTCCAACGACTATGAGCTGGAAATGATCATGAAATCCACAGGCAAGACCCGTGATGAACTTATGGAAATCTGCGATTCCATTATTGTTACTCTCGGTGAGCAGGGTTGTCTCGTAGTTGAAAAGGACGGAGAAACCAAAGTCCCCGCAGCCAAGGCTGAAGTTGTGGAAGATCCCACCGGTGCTGGAGATGCTTTCCGTGCCGGGCTGATCAAAGGTCTCGCCATGGGCAAAACT encodes the following:
- the tgt gene encoding tRNA guanosine(34) transglycosylase Tgt, whose amino-acid sequence is MSEQKKKPGTFSVHATDGNARRGTLVTAHGEIQTPVYMPVGTQGAVKAVSPRDLHEINSQIILGNTYHLYLRPGDDLIARRGGLHKFANWDKPILTDSGGFQVFSLESIRKISEQGVEFRSYIDGSKHFFSPEKVISIQNNIGSDIMMVLDECVGYGHDRDYTAKSLEMTTRWAKRCRDAYPVGSGDQLMFGIVQGGFHKDLREVSLEQLAEIPFEGYAIGGLSVGEPIPDMYDILQHIGPKLPENKPRYLMGVGTPLDILEGIANGVDMFDCVLPTRNARNGTLYTSLGKVNIKRAEYREDDSPLDPNCDCYTCRTFSKAYLRHLYTAKELLSYQLNSIHNLRFFLKLTEEARDAIEKGTFADLRKKYEAVYEPVTK
- the nth gene encoding endonuclease III, producing the protein MKIKTPDKRTLKRATEIYDRLIKRYPNPEPELDWSNAWELMVATALAAQCTDVRVNKVTPELFRRWPGPAEMYEADVTEIEEVIRSTGLFRNKAKNLKGAAEVVMNEFGGEMPRTMKDMIKLPGVARKTANIVLSNAMDIHEGVAVDTHVKRLSFRMGLTESTNPNVIEKDLMPLFKRENWGDANHILVLYGREICSARTPKCDICELNDICPQNGIEKK
- the cutA gene encoding divalent-cation tolerance protein CutA; this encodes MSVMMVYITAGDVEEAREIGGELVMRHLAACVNIFEKMESMYWWEGRLERSDEAVLIAKTTPELVSKLTETVKNLHSYDCPAIIALEAEHGNEQFFEWIRSRTQ
- a CDS encoding carbohydrate kinase family protein, which translates into the protein MQILVSGSLAYDRIMSFPGSFSDHILPDKIHMLNVCFLVDGLDERFGGTAGNIAYALSMLDEKPVILGTAGKDFDGYEKWLDDNKITREGIKRVDDEFTAGAYITTDKSDNQITGFNPGAMKYGCDYDFSAVNPADTLAIVSPGNLDDMQNFPKVYREKGVSYIYDPGQNIPAFSGEQLLEMIGGCKILVSNDYELEMIMKSTGKTRDELMEICDSIIVTLGEQGCLVVEKDGETKVPAAKAEVVEDPTGAGDAFRAGLIKGLAMGKTLVEAAHVGAVSAVYCVEKLGTQEHSYTEEEFWARYEKNFGKL